ATTGATCAATCTCGGAGTCGATGTCAATGCCAGACACGCCATAAATGGATGGTGAGAAAGTTCTCAATATTTATTATGGGAAACGAGCTACGTACAGCTCATTGTTAAGCGATCTCGTTTCTAAACACCGATTGTTGCAATGTGACTTTATTTATTGTACTTTCTTGCGATATATAGGACACCGTTGCACTGGGCCTGTAAGAGGAACTACCTAGACGTTGTGGTTCTGTTGTTGAAAAGTGGTGCCGACAGAAATGTCAAATCTGACAAGGGTGAGACTCCGGCATCGGTTTCCTCCAATCCTTACATTTTGCAACTGTTAGGTGCTCCTTATGACTTTTCCAAGTCGTCGAGTGATCAAGAAGCTCCTAGTTTTGTGCCTAATTATATTAAACATAGCCCACTAAACTGTAAAATAGACTTAGGATATCCTAGAGAAAGCTACGTTAATACCTCGATTAACACATGCCAAGAAGGTACAGTTATTAATcggttttattaaaatttactccTAATGTTGCACTGACCAGCTGACGATTTAATTTACAGAGATAATATTAAAACTACGGGTCGCTAATTCAAATGACTCTGACTTTATAGAAGTTGATCTTCCACGCCACGCTTTATCTTATCAAAACTTAATCAAAATATGTTGTGATGAACTAGAAATAAATCCTACGCAAATAGTTAAACTAAGAAAACTGCCTAATACCAAAATTAGAAGGGATAAGGATGTACAAAGACTAGAAAACTACCAAGAAATCGAAGTGGTCTTATACTCATCTATGAATATGGCTGGTGAAGCTTCACACAAATCCATGCAATATGCAAATGGAAGTACTGTGCCGATAACTCCAACCAATAATTATCAAAGTATAGCAAAAAAAGATCAGACAATTTTATACTAGTATGTATATAGTTACGAAAATGTTGACAAAATTTCTATACTGGTCTAAAAGATGCAATAAcgtgtatttataaatattaatatttttattatttaatttatagaTATCTAATACTCAAACAATTGTACAAAAtaatgcatttatttacatttttaaaaaagaacaaaaggTTCTCATCAaccttataaatattttaacttaATAAAAAGTTATGGTTCTATTTACAATGCAAAATTCAATGTCTTAAATTTAACAGTTTTCTATCTAATCTTCCTCGTCTTCCTCATCATCTTTATTCTCCCCTAactttttttacgttttctttcttctcttctttaACATCAACTTTCTTTACGCTGTCTTCGGTGTCGTCATCACTGTCATCACCCTGAAGTTTTTCAACACGTACTGATCCATCAGGTGCCACATGTACCTTAACATTGGACGTGTAGGTGGATAATTCACCCTCAACTTCGTGGTATGCCTTTGGTCGTTTCGGCGTCAGTACTGGAACTTCTACCTCATTTCTGCTTTctgaaatcaataaaaatacgaattaATACTGTACAAagagattattgaaaatatgcaTTTTGCAAGTTTGAAAAGCATCCTTACTCAGTGACACATAAATAGGAATGGCAAGGCTCAATGGAGCTTTTATCCTCAAGGATCGAATATTTTCCCATCCTCCAGGGAAGTTTTTACTCAAATCTTCTACCACTGCCAATATATTGTCGGCAATATGTTCTACTTTCATAGAGCATGTACCAATTTGAATAATGGAGCTATCGCCATGGCCATGAATTTGTATACAAGTCTTCTTGAGAGAACTGTCGATAACTTCTTTTAAGTTTTTCCTTTCCATGGGAATAGAAGTTGGCAACTTTCTCTTTTCTCTAAACTGTTTTCCTAACAAGTGAGCAATGTGACCAGAGATACGACCATCAACAAGAAAATGGTCATAAGAGTTGAACAGTCTTCTTCTCATCTCAAACTGTCTGTACTCGGTCTTTACTTGATTGATTGGAATAATAGCTTTTATTTGAGTGATCCCATGTTGTTGAAATATATCTTCATAATGGCGAACAGTATCTTCAGGATCTCTTTTCCTGCCTCTCTTAAGATCTTTCACAAATATTGCTATATCATCAGTGGAGGAGATCATTGAGTGTGGAAGTTTACTGAAAAACAAATACAATCTCGTAAATAACTGTGACTGAATAAGAATTAAAGTcgtatttaaaaatcaaatacttcatacaaaattttataatcaagGTATCTCATAAGGATCCATTGGTATTAATTAGTGATTAATCATGTGAGTTGCTTAATAATTGAACTTTAACTTAAGAAGTATTATGATAATACTTACATTCGATGTTGATGTAGTGGTACTTTAGGAACTTTGAAACAATTGACATTCATTAAAATTGGTGGTTTTTCTGAATCGAACAAGgttttcttcttttgttgTTCAGTTTCAATAACTTTGATAAGAGCTTTGACAAAGTTGACAACTTCTTTCTTGTTCAAATTTAATCCTGATTTCTGTTCCTCTGTTTCTGGTTGTTTCCTTTTCtttgatttgatgtttttaatttcttcATTATTCTCTACTGCTACAGGTTTTGTAGGTTGAGACTGGAGCTTCTTCGCAGATTTAGCATTACTAGAAACCTCTTCTGTTTTGAcaactgaatttttttctactaATGTGGGTTTCGTAACCTGTGACTTGACTTTCTTTGACTTTTTAGAATTACCAACATCTTTTGTTTTAGTTGCAGTCTTTTTAACGGCAACAGGTTTAGCAGGTTGCGACTTAATTTTCTTCGTGGCTTTAGAATTACTAACCTCTTCTTTTACTTGAAGAGGTGCCTGCCTCTTTTTAGATTTTGTATCTTCTGTCTTTACCTCACCTTCAGACCTGATAACTTGATAGTCAGGTATTTTCGATGTTTTACCTGGCTTCTTACCAACTTTCTTAGCAGAAGGTTTTtcatcacttttttcaacCTTTTTTGGCTTGGATACTTTATTTTGTGAGGGTGCAAAAGTATCTTTatcgttcttttttatcaaattcttCACTAAACTTTCTTGTTTTTGGaggatattttttataaggTCCTTTTTCTTAGAAGAAACTTCCTTTTGTAAattcttttgcttttttgaCAATTTCTCAACAGCAACGGAATCTACTTTTgaagcaattttctttttgttttccttGGTATCATTCTTCGATAACCTCTTCACGCctttttttggttttgatttagcATCGCGTGCTAACCGAGACGCTAATAGATCCATAGTTTAAAAATATGGATAATTTCTATGTAAATAACAACTTGCTTTATAACAGTAGTCGATTACGATTATTGCCGTTTacctgaaacaaaaataattattttttttagtaaataaccGATTTACTTTGATTATGTTTACCGGTACACGCGAATGTATGTGAAACGCAGTCAAGGTATGttacttttacaaaaaaatatttctgtattgaatattatcaaatatatcaaattattattttatcgacttctagcaaataatttttgagaTTCCTTAGAAAATAGCGGATTTTAAGATGCCTTAAAGACCGAAATTATAGTACGCCAAAACGTGGCGGCGAAAATCTAACCTCACTTTTCTTGTGTCTcgattaaaacttaaaattttgataagaaattcgagaaaaatCAAAACGCGACTATTAAACGCAGTGTTACGAACAACTGCGATTATAAAAAAACGCAATATTTAACTAAAATTTTACTCCATAACGCTTCATACAAAGTTTTATAATCAACGTATCTCATAAGGATCCATTGGTATTGTTGTTGCTTATTAATCATGTGCATTATGAAGTAATTAGAATTTCCGTATTTGCTTATTAATAAAATGCAAACGGTTATTTAAATAACTCAGCGTATACTCACTCATTTCGAAAGTAAACGTTCGTCGACAAAGCTTTGCTATTCCACAGCCATTTTTCGACTACAGAAGCAATGCGTTGCGAAGCCGAATTGCCGCATGCGGTTTTACGAGGCGGCGGCAACGTCGCAAATGCAACATTGGTGCGCGGCGAAATTATGGCGCGCTTTTTGAATCCTGTATTTACTTTGCATAAGCATAATTGAAGTGAGCTTTTTTACGCTTTCAACGAACGCtccttttgtttgtttgtttacatAAAAATGGCATAGGTTATTTTCGGAGGAGCGTTTCAGTCAAAATCATAGCGTTGACAAGCTACAAAATACTTCAGTTAAAATTCAAGTATAATGTTTATCAAGAATGAGTTAAACATCAGCCAAGTAGCaccaaagaagaaaaaaaatcgttctCATGACCAGGATCTTAGGAACACTTTTAGGCGTCTCGTTCCAGACTGAATTGTTAATCATGACGCTTCTAGGACTGgtaatgttttataaaatctttcCGTCTCTATAAGGCTGCTCCCGTATTCAATCGATTATCAAAATTATGCAAAAGGCAAACTCTACCCTGGACTGGAAACCTTTCGAATTGGTTCTTCGTCTCAATCTCATACGCGACATGCACTTTTCCGTTGATGACGTTCAGCTCAGCAATAATTTCACCTCGTGGATAAAGAGAGGTATACAGTTGTCTATCGtttaaaaaatcgaaacgAAACTATAATACATCCTCGTTTCAGTGCTCAGAGTAACAGTCGTGGTGGAATTCATCTGCAGCCTTCTAAATCCCTTCGCCTACATACTGAAACTCTACCCCGTGATAACTTGGAGTCGGCCTGAAATTTTGCTCCCTTGGCTCGCGGTACACGCCTTCAATACGATCCTGCCGAAAATGCTGTCGGTCGCGCTTGCCTTCGTCTTCTACTCGGAGAACATCATCTCCACGATGTCCCTGATCGAGTTCTTGATCGTCGAGTCCGTAAACCTACGTGAGTGTAAAAAACTCACCTAAAGTTAAAAATGACAAGTCCTAATGGTAATCTTCCAGTGGTAGCCTGGTACAACTGGTACGTCTTCTTCGCATTCTACATCGACCTCCGCGAAGTCACGAAGAAACGCATCGCGCTTAAACGCAGTCGCGGTGCCAAGTTACCTCATAATCAGATCCGCGAAAGCTTCAACTCGCTGCCCGAAATTTACTCCAGCATCCCAAACATCCAGCAGATCATCTACGACTCGTCGACGACCAACTCCGTCAACCACAAACAACTGCGAGTCAGCAGGTCGCTCACGTCCCTGATGGAGAACAGCAGTCAGGAGGTCGAACTCGACGAGACGTCGCTGACGACAACCGATTCCAGCTACGCCTCACCAGCCGAGAAATCCATGAGAATATTGAGCTTGACGCAAGAGGATCTGGAAGACGCGCGTTTGCACAAATTACGCGCGTCGAGTATCTTCGCTGCGATCGTCAAACTTGATGAGGATAAGCCGATCGAGGATGACTCGTCGGAATCGTCTGTCAGAGACGCGTGTAGTTGTTCGAGTTCGGATGAGGAGGAGATGCAGATTTTGGCGTCGAAGCAAACTCAGACCAGGAATTTCAAGCGAGACGACGAGGGGaaggattatttttttaagaccGACGTTAGGGTCAAACCTAAACGCAAAGTGACCGATCGGAAAGTGACTGATCGGAGTACGCAAACGAGGAAAAAACTCGACGATTCACCGATTAATTCAGACAGcgcttatttttttctgaagagACGCTTCCGAGCGCTGGATAAGATGTGCCAAGCTTTGAACTTCGAGAACCAGCATATCTTGCAAAACAAGTGGCTGCTCTTTCGACACGAACTGGATGCCAATTTGCGTCGACATGTTTTCTTCAAAGAGCCGTTTCCAAATTCCCAGCCGATCGACGACAACAGACCGACTCAGACAGAAACGCCGCCGAAGGTTAAGCGGAGAAATAAGGATAAATCGAGAAAGTCCTCGGGCATCTTGGAAAATCAAGTTATTAAGAGCAAATGGAATTACGTGAGCGATGCAGTCGGCTCGCCAACTGAGATATTTAGAAAGTATTATGCCGAACCTACTGGTATTATTACGAACGATAAAGAATTAGCGAAAAATCTGAACCGAAAGAATCGCAAATCCAACGCGTCGGTGCTGAAATCGGTAAGACCGATGAAGTGGTCGGAGTACACCGAGAAGCAACGAGTCAGGGAACTGAGAAATCTTCAAGCGTACAACCACTGGACTCTCGAGCAAGACCGTCGGGAGATGatacagaagaagaaaaagtccAAGATGACTAGCTACAAAAAGGCTATGACCGAATTAGCCTCGTACAGCGCGGGACGACCCGATGCAGAACTCGACGATCAATctttcgagagagaaaatttaaataacgaCGAGAATGATTTTGCGAAAATTAGTGTTACGAAAGAAGAAAACTCTCTTCCCGAAAAATCGCGCACTCATTGTCCCAGCAGCATGAGAGAAATCATCGAAAGCTTAGACTGGAGCATCCGATCAAACAACGACACACCTACGCGCATCCGGAAAAAGTCGAACAGACACTTCGTCGATAACATCAGcagatcatcatcatcattagaTGAACAGCCTCAGCATCGGGGTATAGTCGACGACGAGACAGTGAGCACACTGCGAAGCGCCTTCTCCTACAGCGACGACAGCCAGCGCGGATTTCGTCTAGGTCCGGATTCACGCGAGCCGTACCCGATATTCCAAGTGG
The sequence above is a segment of the Nasonia vitripennis strain AsymCx chromosome 3, Nvit_psr_1.1, whole genome shotgun sequence genome. Coding sequences within it:
- the Ankrd40 gene encoding ankyrin repeat domain 40 → MDERKILEEQLREAACIGDTDAVQELINLGVDVNARHAINGWTPLHWACKRNYLDVVVLLLKSGADRNVKSDKGETPASVSSNPYILQLLGAPYDFSKSSSDQEAPSFVPNYIKHSPLNCKIDLGYPRESYVNTSINTCQEEIILKLRVANSNDSDFIEVDLPRHALSYQNLIKICCDELEINPTQIVKLRKLPNTKIRRDKDVQRLENYQEIEVVLYSSMNMAGEASHKSMQYANGSTVPITPTNNYQSIAKKDQTILY
- the LOC100678319 gene encoding uncharacterized protein LOC100678319 isoform X1; the protein is MTRILGTLLGVSFQTELLIMTLLGLANSTLDWKPFELVLRLNLIRDMHFSVDDVQLSNNFTSWIKRVLRVTVVVEFICSLLNPFAYILKLYPVITWSRPEILLPWLAVHAFNTILPKMLSVALAFVFYSENIISTMSLIEFLIVESVNLLVAWYNWYVFFAFYIDLREVTKKRIALKRSRGAKLPHNQIRESFNSLPEIYSSIPNIQQIIYDSSTTNSVNHKQLRVSRSLTSLMENSSQEVELDETSLTTTDSSYASPAEKSMRILSLTQEDLEDARLHKLRASSIFAAIVKLDEDKPIEDDSSESSVRDACSCSSSDEEEMQILASKQTQTRNFKRDDEGKDYFFKTDVRVKPKRKVTDRKVTDRSTQTRKKLDDSPINSDSAYFFLKRRFRALDKMCQALNFENQHILQNKWLLFRHELDANLRRHVFFKEPFPNSQPIDDNRPTQTETPPKVKRRNKDKSRKSSGILENQVIKSKWNYVSDAVGSPTEIFRKYYAEPTGIITNDKELAKNLNRKNRKSNASVLKSVRPMKWSEYTEKQRVRELRNLQAYNHWTLEQDRREMIQKKKKSKMTSYKKAMTELASYSAGRPDAELDDQSFERENLNNDENDFAKISVTKEENSLPEKSRTHCPSSMREIIESLDWSIRSNNDTPTRIRKKSNRHFVDNISRSSSSLDEQPQHRGIVDDETVSTLRSAFSYSDDSQRGFRLGPDSREPYPIFQVVAVTVAEILKATDWRNFTGVTSTIRTENEVEVQSTVNDVVFCGGGSSSKNTDSSTDTRIVERSSDDSEEIERRRNVSSFLLQELEGLLDSSRETLSAVEKLRIVAADSKELLAKRNAGRRSARRNSDRREKKSLIELFDHFYQKFVRHIERDASSIADFQRDFEKLTKTENFARFMSLITDDEATRAVASDDFDGGNESL
- the LOC100116719 gene encoding ribosomal L1 domain-containing protein CG13096, whose product is MDLLASRLARDAKSKPKKGVKRLSKNDTKENKKKIASKVDSVAVEKLSKKQKNLQKEVSSKKKDLIKNILQKQESLVKNLIKKNDKDTFAPSQNKVSKPKKVEKSDEKPSAKKVGKKPGKTSKIPDYQVIRSEGEVKTEDTKSKKRQAPLQVKEEVSNSKATKKIKSQPAKPVAVKKTATKTKDVGNSKKSKKVKSQVTKPTLVEKNSVVKTEEVSSNAKSAKKLQSQPTKPVAVENNEEIKNIKSKKRKQPETEEQKSGLNLNKKEVVNFVKALIKVIETEQQKKKTLFDSEKPPILMNVNCFKVPKVPLHQHRIKLPHSMISSTDDIAIFVKDLKRGRKRDPEDTVRHYEDIFQQHGITQIKAIIPINQVKTEYRQFEMRRRLFNSYDHFLVDGRISGHIAHLLGKQFREKRKLPTSIPMERKNLKEVIDSSLKKTCIQIHGHGDSSIIQIGTCSMKVEHIADNILAVVEDLSKNFPGGWENIRSLRIKAPLSLAIPIYVSLKSRNEVEVPVLTPKRPKAYHEVEGELSTYTSNVKVHVAPDGSVRVEKLQGDDSDDDTEDSVKKVDVKEEKKENVKKVRGE
- the LOC100678319 gene encoding uncharacterized protein LOC100678319 isoform X2, which gives rise to MTRILGTLLGVSFQTELLIMTLLGLLSNNFTSWIKRVLRVTVVVEFICSLLNPFAYILKLYPVITWSRPEILLPWLAVHAFNTILPKMLSVALAFVFYSENIISTMSLIEFLIVESVNLLVAWYNWYVFFAFYIDLREVTKKRIALKRSRGAKLPHNQIRESFNSLPEIYSSIPNIQQIIYDSSTTNSVNHKQLRVSRSLTSLMENSSQEVELDETSLTTTDSSYASPAEKSMRILSLTQEDLEDARLHKLRASSIFAAIVKLDEDKPIEDDSSESSVRDACSCSSSDEEEMQILASKQTQTRNFKRDDEGKDYFFKTDVRVKPKRKVTDRKVTDRSTQTRKKLDDSPINSDSAYFFLKRRFRALDKMCQALNFENQHILQNKWLLFRHELDANLRRHVFFKEPFPNSQPIDDNRPTQTETPPKVKRRNKDKSRKSSGILENQVIKSKWNYVSDAVGSPTEIFRKYYAEPTGIITNDKELAKNLNRKNRKSNASVLKSVRPMKWSEYTEKQRVRELRNLQAYNHWTLEQDRREMIQKKKKSKMTSYKKAMTELASYSAGRPDAELDDQSFERENLNNDENDFAKISVTKEENSLPEKSRTHCPSSMREIIESLDWSIRSNNDTPTRIRKKSNRHFVDNISRSSSSLDEQPQHRGIVDDETVSTLRSAFSYSDDSQRGFRLGPDSREPYPIFQVVAVTVAEILKATDWRNFTGVTSTIRTENEVEVQSTVNDVVFCGGGSSSKNTDSSTDTRIVERSSDDSEEIERRRNVSSFLLQELEGLLDSSRETLSAVEKLRIVAADSKELLAKRNAGRRSARRNSDRREKKSLIELFDHFYQKFVRHIERDASSIADFQRDFEKLTKTENFARFMSLITDDEATRAVASDDFDGGNESL